The following proteins come from a genomic window of Lytechinus pictus isolate F3 Inbred chromosome 1, Lp3.0, whole genome shotgun sequence:
- the LOC129255657 gene encoding double-stranded RNA-binding protein Staufen homolog 2-like, giving the protein MSTKMSHSANQSAAQAAATSPSSEAHPTGRPAGILPMPAQMLSSSSDGGSGTSSGLTDASASPKVTQQDSGHVSVPTTGGGDNAAQGPVQNEANNMANTKEKTSMCLLNELARYNKLQPKYELIKEKGPPHEKIFSVCLTLGTQKYESSGKSIKKAQHGAAAIALEKCGLPHPVPRDQPKKFKHRPMNTNTDAMTPTVKLNSLAMKTGKQVHYVPLNPVPQRPFYGGYRGPRNQGMPHPNHGMQQPPQQGPPPPNQQQQTSPPQQQPGAQQGQQQQGQSGSAQPPPTFHPPGPPQMPPPPIQSQQGQVPPPPGIAQPQGMPPQGPGGMDQQGQQVGAPPPNQGQQQQRMPQQGGPPYQNQHHRPYYRYPRPFVHYVKVTVGEREFVGEGKTQKGARQNAASRALSALENEPAPKVDMATTTNVDVDGNGDASSGGEERNIKSDISLIYEAANLHNLNVVFKVLEERGQPHLKVFKLQCTVGEFVTEAEGPSKKDAKRKAAELMLPKLKELPPVANKVVVQHQMMQRKLWMQDKNKKKKSKSLLKTSPEDPNFGAPGLHPVSRLVQILQAKNEREPEFTVIDDRPLMERAGPHMIRRREFTIQVAAASKKATGKGKTKKDAKKQAAENMLKLLGYAPTPDETNGMSPGQPSKSALKTGAKPVDQEGDRKVTFKDEKQKKGTKKDEKKDGSQVQGNSGKGLAPGLLPMMPGMGTQPQIFPSGPAPAGAHKMPGQGLNRAPGAPVTGSNMKVSPKKNSLRDIAQDLLSLGHSPTAEALLKGTAGPHSIPNLSRPTQQLEYLAKVSGCSTKFNDFPKGNKPEFQSVVYISTDPQSAYRGSGATVEAAHDVAAITALRALAGITDGDTSKKGAGR; this is encoded by the exons ATGTCGACCAAGATGTCTCACTCTGCAAACCAGTCAGCTGCTCAAGCTGCTGCTACTTCCCCATCGTCAGAGGCACATCCTACCGGCCGGCCAGCGGGAATCCTTCCCATGCCAGCCCAGATGCTGTCGTCCTCcagtgatggtggtagtggtacaAGCAGTGGCCTTACTGATGCTTCTGCAAGTCCCAAAGTAACACAGCAAGACTCTGGCCATGTCAGTGTGCCTACCACTGGTGGTGGAGACAATGCTGCACAGGGGCCTGTGCAAAAT GAAGCTAACAACATGGCAAATACCAAAGAGAAGACATCAATGTGCCTGCTCAATGAGCTTGCACGATACAACAAACTCCAACCCAAATATGAACTCATCAAAGAAAAGGGCCCTCCCCACGAGAAGATCTTCTCTGTATGCCTTACCCTTGGAACTCAAAAGTATGAGTCCTCTGGTAAAAGCATTAAGAAGGCACAGCATGGAGCAGCTGCCATTGCTTTGGAGAAATGTGGACTGCCCCATCCTGTTCCTAGA GACCAGCCCAAGAAGTTCAAACATAGGCCCATGAACACCAACACTGATGCCATGACCCCAACTGTCAAGCTGAACAGCCTAGCCATGAAGACGGGCAAGCAGGTGCATTACGTGCCCCTCAATCCTGTACCGCAGCGCCCCTTTTACGGGGGTTACCGTGGCCCAAGGAACCAGGGTATGCCTCACCCTAATCATGGTATGCAACAGCCACCGCAACAGGGTCCTCCACCACCCAATCAGCAACAACAGACTTCTCCACCACAGCAGCAACCAGGGGCACAGCAGGGTCAGCAGCAACAGGGGCAGTCTGGGTCAGCGCAACCACCTCCTACATTCCACCCACCTGGCCCTCCTCAAATGCCACCTCCACCCATCCAATCACAGCAAG GTCAAGTGCCACCTCCTCCAGGCATTGCCCAACCCCAGGGGATGCCTCCCCAGGGCCCTGGGGGGATGGATCAGCAGGGACAACAGGTTGGGGCACCACCACCAAACCAAGGACAACAACAACAGCGTATGCCCCAACAGGGAGGCCCTCCATATCAAAACCAGCATCATCGGCCTTACTATCG CTACCCAAGGCCATTTGTGCATTATGTTAAGGTGACTGTCGGTGAACGTGAATTCGTAGGGGAAGGAAAGACTCAGAAGGGAGCTCGTCAAAATGCTGCCTCCCGTGCTCtgagtgctctggaaaatgaaCCTGCACCGAAAGTTGACATGGCTACAACAACCAACGTGGATGTTGATGGAAATGGTGATGCCTCAAGTGGTGGGGAGGAGAGGAACATCAAGTCTGATATTAGTCTCATCTACGAAGCTGCAAACCTTCACAATCTCAATGTTGTCTTCAAG GTTTTGGAGGAACGTGGACAGCCACACTTGAAGGTTTTCAAGCTGCAGTGTACTGTGGGAGAGTTTGTCACTGAAGCAGAAGGTCCTTCAAAGAAAGATGCCAAGCGTAAAGCTGCTGAATTAATGCTCCCAAAACTTAAGGAACTCCCTCCAGTTGCTAATAAG GTTGTTGTCCAACATCAAATGATGCAACGCAAACTTTGGATGCAGGAcaagaataagaaaaagaaatctAAGTCACTTCTCAAGACATCTCCAGAGGACCCCAATTTTGGCGCTCCAGGCCTTCACCCTGTCAGCAGGCTTGTACAGATCCTCCAG GCCAAGAATGAGCGTGAACCTGAATTCACTGTGATTGATGATCGTCCTCTAATGGAACGAGCTGGACCTCACATGATACGGAGACGAGAGTTCACCATACAG GTGGCTGCTGCATCTAAGAAAGCTACTGGTAAAGGGAAGACCAAGAAGGATGCCAAGAAGCAAGCTGCAGAAAACATGTTGAAACTCCTTGGCTATGCCCCTACACCTGATGAAACCAATGGTATGAGTCCAGGACAACCATCCAAATCAGCCCTCAAGACTGGAGCCAAG cCTGTAGATCAGGAGGGGGACAGGAAAGTTACTTTCAAGGATGAGAAACAGAAGAAAG GTACTAAGAAGGATGAAAAGAAAGATGGCTCTCAAGTCCAAGGGAATTCTGGGAAGGGACTTGCCCCAGGGTTACTTCCCATGATGCCAGGCATGGGAACCCAACCACAGATCTTCCCATCAGGCCCTGCTCCAGCAGGAGCTCATAAAATGCCCGGGCAAG GCCTAAACCGTGCCCCTGGTGCTCCTGTCACAGGCTCTAATATGAAGGTTTCCCCAAAGAAGAATTCTCTACGTGACATCGCTCAAGACCTCCTCAGCCTTGGACACTCCCCAACCGCTGAAGCACTTCTAAAGGGAACAGCTGGACCACATTCTATCCCCAATCTCTCTAGACCAACTCAACAGCTAGAGTACCTTGCCAAAGTCAGTGGTTGCAGCACCAAGTTTAATGATTTCCCAAAG GGAAACAAACCTGAGTTCCAGTCTGTGGTGTACATCTCAACTGATCCTCAGTCTGCATACCGTGGTTCAGGTGCCACTGTAGAAGCAGCTCATGATGTAGCAGCAATCACTGCATTGAGAGCTCTAGCAGGCATCACTGATGGGGATACAAGCAAGAAAGGTGCTGGACGATAG